A region from the bacterium genome encodes:
- a CDS encoding VWA domain-containing protein codes for MIHWDQPEAFLLFVLVAAWLWFEWRVGRFREPSLRVPAFQPIRSIVNGNSDAGRKLILFLRTLAVIALVLAIARPQTVSGGERSETEGVDIILAIDVSGSMLSLDFKPQNRLEAAKEAAKQFVAGRPNDRVGLVVFSKEAYTQCPLTTDHVVLNKMIDFTKVRELEEDGTAIGAGLTVALARLETSKAPSKIIILLTDGVNNQMVFPPIDAAEKAKQMNVKVYTVGVGKMGEAPYPVPTPMGIQMMMVPVEIDEVLLNQIADQTGGTYNRATDPKTLKTIYTKIDQMERYKIEGVKWRRVEDRFHWFVLIALLFLSIELALRSSIYRTAQ; via the coding sequence ATGATCCACTGGGATCAACCGGAAGCATTTCTGCTCTTTGTGCTGGTTGCGGCTTGGCTCTGGTTTGAGTGGCGGGTCGGAAGGTTTCGCGAACCTTCCCTCCGGGTACCGGCATTTCAGCCAATTCGTTCGATAGTGAATGGGAATAGTGATGCCGGTCGAAAGCTCATTTTATTTCTGCGAACCTTAGCGGTAATCGCCCTTGTACTTGCAATAGCACGACCACAAACAGTTTCGGGAGGCGAACGCTCCGAAACCGAAGGGGTCGATATTATTTTGGCAATCGATGTATCGGGATCGATGTTGTCGTTGGACTTCAAACCCCAAAATCGGTTGGAGGCGGCGAAAGAAGCGGCGAAGCAGTTTGTCGCCGGTCGACCGAACGACCGGGTCGGGTTGGTAGTCTTTTCCAAGGAAGCATATACCCAGTGCCCATTGACGACCGATCATGTTGTACTTAACAAAATGATCGATTTTACCAAAGTCCGTGAATTAGAAGAGGATGGAACCGCCATTGGTGCAGGTCTAACCGTGGCATTGGCGCGGTTGGAGACAAGTAAAGCCCCTTCCAAAATCATCATTTTGCTGACCGATGGTGTGAACAACCAAATGGTATTCCCTCCGATAGATGCCGCTGAGAAGGCAAAGCAGATGAATGTCAAAGTTTATACCGTTGGTGTCGGGAAAATGGGGGAAGCGCCATATCCCGTACCCACACCGATGGGAATTCAGATGATGATGGTCCCCGTTGAGATCGATGAAGTTTTGTTAAATCAAATAGCGGATCAAACCGGTGGTACCTATAATCGTGCTACCGATCCGAAGACCTTAAAAACGATTTATACGAAAATTGACCAGATGGAACGCTATAAAATTGAAGGTGTTAAGTGGCGTAGAGTCGAAGACCGCTTTCACTGGTTTGTTCTTATTGCTTTATTATTCTTGAGTATTGAATTGGCTCTCCGCTCCTCAATTTACCGGACAGCTCAGTAG